The following coding sequences are from one Candidatus Margulisiibacteriota bacterium window:
- a CDS encoding ABC transporter permease — MMRIFSIAWRNLFRYSRRTLLTSSLIAIGVALVIIFSGVGMSFKNSMIGILTNSSLSDMQIHKKGYVESIDNLPLHIFIDSNGINKLKNILIKNNQIESYSFRIKLGAMISNYAQTSAIRLTAVYPDQENKTCPALVERMKGIADPNQFVKQGEIVLPKNLAKGLSLKKGSEVVIVANNKDGSVNGMSFRVGGIVDAVLGPQGKDGYIHIDDAKALLRIEGDEVSEVAIRVKNFGKLQKVFSGLKKDLIGTIDEIGNPTFEIHTWEQLSPFASIAKIVDLLLITVRVILISIVLISIMNIMMMSVYERTSEIGTIAAIGTRPNKILALFLAEGLSLGLISTVAGTVVGVGILFLLNVVKIKFKFGMMALTLTPSIPWGEVIMTSVIVIIISILASLQPAYKASRLEPVDALRHI; from the coding sequence ATGATGCGTATTTTTAGCATTGCCTGGCGTAATCTCTTTCGTTACAGTAGACGAACACTACTGACTTCGTCTTTAATAGCTATAGGTGTTGCACTCGTGATTATATTTTCCGGCGTAGGCATGTCTTTTAAAAACTCCATGATCGGGATCCTTACAAACTCATCTTTATCGGATATGCAGATCCACAAGAAAGGATATGTGGAATCAATTGACAACCTCCCACTACATATATTTATAGACAGTAATGGGATAAATAAGTTAAAAAATATTTTAATAAAAAATAATCAGATAGAATCATATTCATTTAGAATTAAGCTTGGTGCAATGATTAGTAATTATGCTCAAACGTCAGCTATACGTTTGACTGCGGTTTATCCGGACCAGGAGAATAAAACTTGTCCTGCCTTGGTGGAACGAATGAAAGGTATTGCCGATCCCAATCAATTTGTGAAACAGGGAGAAATCGTGTTGCCGAAAAACCTTGCTAAAGGGCTATCCTTAAAAAAGGGGTCGGAAGTTGTTATAGTCGCCAACAACAAAGACGGCTCGGTAAATGGTATGTCATTTAGAGTGGGGGGCATCGTGGATGCTGTTTTGGGGCCGCAGGGAAAAGATGGCTATATTCATATCGATGATGCTAAAGCCCTGTTACGTATTGAAGGCGATGAGGTGTCTGAAGTCGCGATTCGGGTGAAAAATTTCGGGAAGCTACAAAAGGTATTTTCCGGGCTTAAAAAGGATTTAATTGGAACAATAGATGAAATTGGAAACCCGACGTTTGAAATACATACGTGGGAGCAATTGTCGCCATTTGCAAGCATTGCTAAAATAGTTGACCTTTTGCTTATAACTGTAAGAGTTATTTTGATATCAATTGTGCTGATTAGCATTATGAATATAATGATGATGTCAGTTTATGAGCGAACAAGTGAGATAGGGACCATAGCGGCCATCGGTACCCGGCCTAATAAAATTCTAGCTCTTTTTCTTGCCGAAGGGCTTTCGTTAGGACTTATAAGCACTGTCGCGGGTACGGTTGTTGGTGTGGGGATATTGTTTTTACTGAACGTCGTCAAGATAAAATTTAAATTTGGAATGATGGCACTTACACTTACCCCATCTATCCCCTGGGGAGAAGTGATCATGACTTCGGTGATTGTTATTATTATTTCAATACTTGCCAGTTTACAGCCGGCATATAAAGCTTCCAGGCTTGAGCCTGTTGATGCTTTGCGACATATTTAA
- a CDS encoding ABC transporter ATP-binding protein, with protein sequence MSLIQMHDVTKTYQAGETRVEALRGINLEINEGAFISFIGPSGSGKSTLLNVLGCLDKPTGGDIIINDVKINNLNRKESADFRGDNLGFIFQNFNLIQVLTVYENIEYPLLMVQNIPTAERKDRILNLLDKVGMSDQKDKLPSQISGGQKQRVAVARALVTNPKLVLADEPTANLDHKTAFKIIETMHAMQKLFGTTFIFATHDPKIVGEAEIIYTLEDGLITDKTTPNNLGGN encoded by the coding sequence ATGAGTTTGATACAAATGCATGATGTGACGAAAACTTATCAAGCAGGAGAAACCAGGGTAGAGGCCTTACGGGGAATTAATTTAGAGATAAATGAAGGGGCTTTTATCTCGTTTATTGGTCCTTCCGGTAGCGGGAAGTCTACTCTGCTAAATGTGTTGGGCTGTTTGGACAAACCAACAGGTGGCGACATAATTATAAATGATGTAAAAATTAACAATCTCAATCGAAAAGAATCAGCAGATTTTAGAGGTGACAATTTGGGGTTCATTTTCCAGAATTTTAATCTGATACAGGTGTTGACTGTTTATGAGAATATAGAGTACCCATTATTAATGGTACAGAATATTCCGACGGCGGAAAGAAAAGACCGGATATTAAATCTGCTGGATAAAGTCGGCATGTCTGATCAAAAAGACAAATTACCCAGCCAGATTTCCGGAGGACAAAAGCAAAGAGTTGCAGTGGCCAGAGCTCTGGTCACCAATCCCAAGCTGGTATTGGCAGACGAACCCACCGCAAATCTGGACCACAAAACTGCCTTCAAAATAATAGAAACCATGCATGCCATGCAAAAGCTATTTGGGACAACCTTTATTTTTGCAACGCACGATCCTAAGATTGTAGGTGAGGCTGAAATTATTTATACTTTGGAAGATGGTTTGATTACCGACAAAACAACTCCAAACAACCTGGGAGGTAACTAA
- a CDS encoding outer membrane lipoprotein-sorting protein, whose translation MKTVKLYKLVLIAFFLFAAGPVFAVEGNQILKQVDEKLMPESYESYRKLINEEPNGKKKEYTFFSIKKGLDKIAMYYLSPASEKGRATLRLGENMWLYIPNVGKPIRITSMQSITGGVFNNADIMQVDYQSEYNASIAEETKKGYLLELKAKNKTVAYDKLKMWVAKEGLVLEKIECYGGSGMLIKTLEFKEMKDFGEGLARPSVIETHSPLYKGYRSYMIYQKIKSRKFSNEVFSLNYLPKLGELR comes from the coding sequence ATGAAAACAGTAAAATTGTATAAATTGGTATTGATCGCCTTTTTTCTTTTTGCGGCCGGTCCGGTCTTTGCAGTGGAGGGCAACCAGATTCTGAAACAGGTTGATGAAAAGTTAATGCCTGAATCCTACGAATCTTACCGCAAACTGATTAATGAAGAACCAAATGGCAAAAAAAAAGAGTACACTTTTTTTAGTATTAAAAAAGGTCTGGATAAAATTGCTATGTATTACCTGTCCCCGGCTAGTGAAAAAGGTCGGGCCACGCTACGTCTCGGGGAAAATATGTGGCTTTATATCCCCAATGTTGGCAAACCAATAAGAATTACCAGTATGCAGTCCATCACCGGCGGAGTATTTAACAATGCGGATATCATGCAGGTTGACTATCAATCGGAATACAACGCTTCAATTGCGGAGGAGACAAAAAAGGGATACCTACTCGAACTAAAAGCAAAAAATAAAACTGTAGCTTACGATAAGTTGAAAATGTGGGTTGCAAAAGAAGGCTTGGTGCTCGAAAAGATAGAGTGCTACGGGGGAAGCGGCATGTTAATTAAAACCCTGGAGTTTAAAGAAATGAAAGATTTTGGTGAAGGGCTGGCCAGGCCTTCGGTAATTGAAACACACAGCCCGCTTTATAAGGGCTACCGGTCATACATGATATATCAGAAAATTAAATCAAGAAAATTCTCTAACGAAGTGTTTTCTTTGAATTATCTTCCAAAACTTGGAGAACTGCGTTGA